Genomic DNA from Brienomyrus brachyistius isolate T26 chromosome 22, BBRACH_0.4, whole genome shotgun sequence:
TTACGAGTATTGCAAGTACCGAAACAAAAACAATCCGATTAATATGGTTTATTGAGTGTGATATAACTGAAAAAGAATCAGGGTTTAACTGCTGTAATAATTATTATGTTAATATGATTTAGTTTAATAACACTTTAACAGTGATTTGGTTTCCATCATGTTCATTTAGTAAAAATACAATTCTTTTTTCTTCAGAATTTCACGAATTTGCTTTGACTCCTCCGTTTAACCAAGGTATCATTATTTGACATCCCATAGGAAACTTCAGCCCTCTAGCATTCGTGTTGTCTGTTTTGTTCCTAAAAGCGTTCTAACAGGACAAAATAGGCGGAGACATTACAATTTGTAATACGCGAACGTTAAATACTGACAGATATAGGATAAACAAATCCATTTATGAATGAATTACTCCACATGTAGCCTATATATTGCATTGAATAAGAAATTAATCATCGATATGTCAATCAATCATGATACTTTGATTAAATAACACCAAGAACTATCAATGTCATtctcaaaaataaaagaataatatAACATTAATAAGAAAATGCTGGATATCACTTAGACCTATAGTTTTGGTCCTAACGTTTTGTTTCTATTTCTTGGTCTTAAGTTTGTGAGATAGGAAACGCAAACATGCCACGAtggggaaaaacacacacatacaagcgAAACGTTTGCTCTTTATTTCGCTTTTACTTCAACAGAATACCCGTCTGTAGTATCTAAAATGTTACAGTTCGTTGATGTGATCAATAGCCACAAATAAAACAGATCTGAAACAAATGAATCACTAATCAGAACAGAACTGAACAAGCGACCGTATATTTTTTCACGTTTTCGATTTCGAATCAGAAAATTAGttgctaaaatatttttttgtaacGTTTGTAATGTTTGTCCCTCTGGAAGTGCCGTAGTCTCGTAAGGCCCTGCTGATGCGTGATCCAAACACTTCCGTGTGAGCTGCGGTTGTCTGTGCTAAGCTACATATGGAAATCTTGAAATAATTCTGAATGCGCATTTTATGCCACTTCTAAACTACGTACTGAATGTAATTTGATGTACGTTTTAATATATTACTTCGCGTGATTAGATTTATACTGGCAAAGATATTATGTAATTCTGAGATCGGGAAGCAACTGCACAGTGTACTTCATAAAATAGCTGATTTTAGAGTTAAATCTTGTTGTGAATAATGTTTATTTAGTAGAATTCGTGGAGACAAAGTGGAGTTGGCAGGGAGATACATGACAGATTTGATCATATGTACTACTGCAGTTACCGACCGACTTAATGTTGATTTAACCTGAGTAACGGCAACCTCCTCTTATGTGCTTAGTGTTAATGCGGGGGTCGATTTCTCAACCTCTTAGGTACAATGGCTCTTGTATCGACAGACACCAAAATAGCAGAATATCTGACTGAACTGCACCAGCTCATCAAACAGACGCAGGTAAAACATAGTCGGGTTGATATGCTGTGTATGTGGCTGTACGTCTGAGAGACAGAGTGTTTTGAAAACATCGTGTTTAAGGTCCCCTTTTCAACATGTTCATTGGTATTTGGGAATGTTTGAAAAAAGAGATGATACCTTACCCGCGCGTATAACAGtaacagggttgccaactccaaAAAAAAATCGTACCGCAAATCTATatcatttcattataaacctgaaCTTGGCATCAGAAGcgtttggggtagtttgcaaatcctGCCGACTTTACAAGGTGattaaactgttacatacatgtaaatgcatgtgtatgtgtgtgcagacttgtattGAGTCTTGAatgtcactccagccagctgaccaaagttgtcAGCCCTGCGCTAATATTGATGAACACTCTTTGCGTGTCAGGAGGAGCGATCTCGGAGTGAACACAATCTGCTCAACATCCAGAAGACCCATGAACGAATGCAGACGGAAAACAAGAGTGAGCTTCCTCctttctttctgtctgtctgtctgtctgtctctctgatgTATATTTATGGCTCTCCGCAGCCTCTCCTTACTACCGGACCAAGCTACGTGGGCTGTACACCACAGCGAAGGCCGACGCGGAGGCAGAGTGCAGGTGACCGCCTGCCTGATAGTGCTCGCTTGTGACTCGGGTCTCCTCTCCTCCCTGGATTCGGGCAGGAGAACTGAACATTCACTTAAATTGTTACACTAGTGAATGATTGCATATCATCCATATTTTTATTTGGGATGTTTGTGTCTATAATTAGACTGATTAATAGTTGATTGATTAAAGGGAAGCTCAGACACTAACTGTCTCAGCATTGCTGACGGGGAGGTTCCTCGTTACTTTGTAAATTATTTGTAATTATTTGGGCTGCCAGTGAACGATCGGCAGGCCCATGCCCCCATACATCCTGCCAGATGGCATGTATCAGTCTGAGATGTGACCCATTTGCTGGGGGTTGCTAGAGAGAATATGGAAGTGTGATGTGTCTAATGTCCTTGGCCATATCACATATTTCTGTCCTGTTTCAGAAAATGATCTTGTCTGTCAGCCGGGTCTATTTCTGAAGTTGGCTTAATACACTGTCAAAGTTATAACCGTTATATTTATTATgcttatatgttatatatatgtTATATGCTTATATGTCTTGGATGTTTTCCTGTCTCGCACTTTACTCTGCAGTATACTGGCTTTCCTGCCCTTTATTCTGCAGTATACTAGCTTTCCTGCCCTTTATTCTGCAGCATACTTCCTGTCTGTCTCACCCTTTATTCTGCTGTATACTGATTTTCTTGCTGTTTACTCTGCAATATGCTTCCTGAGTCTCACCCTTTATCGTCCAGTATACTTCCTGACTGTTTTTCCCTTTATTCTGCAGTAtacttcctgtctctctctccctttattCTGCAGTATacttcctgtctctctccctttATTTTTGCAGTATacttcctgtctctctcccttcattatgcttcctgtctgtctcaCACTTTATTTTGCCGTTTATTTCCTGACTTTCTTGCCCTTTACTCTACAGCATACTTCGACATGCTTTGGACAAGATCGCTGAGATAAAATCCCTACTGGAGGAAAGACGCATCGGTCAGTGTATGACCTCATtcatgcatgccagtgcatgcatACAAAAGCACGTGTCTTTGAATGCCTGCGGCAGGCCCCTATGTGCTCTGTGTCTCACTTTCTTTCATGCACTACTCTGGCTAACAGCGGCGAAAATGGCAGGGGTGTATAGTGACAGCGACCCTCCCAGGAAGACCATGCGTAGGGGCGTGCTGATGACCCTCCTGCAGCAGTCTGCCATGACACTGCCCCTCTGGATTGGCAAGCCGGGGGAGAGGTGAATGCCCACCAGGGGGTGTGACGATGAGGGAGCCTGGGACATGTAATTGCAGGCCCATCTCAGTCAATTACAGAGTGAACAGTATACCTACCCCTCCCCCTTCTCTCAGCCCACCCCCCCTGTGCGGGGCGATTCCTGCCAGCAGTGACTATGTGGCCAAGCCAGGGGACAAGGTGGCGGCTCGAGTGAAGGCGGTCGATGGCGACGAGCAGTGGATCCTGGCCGAGGTTGTCAGCTATAGCCACTCCACCAACAAGTAAGCCAGGAAGAGGAGGTTCTGCCATGGGGTGTGATGTGTCTAAAAATCAGGCTGTGGAAAACTGTGTTACTGAGCTTGATACACAGCACCCCTCAAAATACTGTATGTCTCTACATTTCTGGTTAAAGTTAAGGCAGGTAAGGCAGTATAAATCATGCTGTCATATGTGAAGAAAAAGTGAGATGGTGTAACAGTGAAAGTGATGACCTGACCTGCATGGTTACATGACCTAAATGCCAAGCAGCTGATGTGGGATGAGGCCACACAGCAGCGCTGTGAGGAGCTTAAAAGAACATGACGGGATGGGGAGAAGAATCATCACTGTTTCTCACACTCAGGTACGAAGTGGACGACATTGACGAGGAGGGCAAAGAGTGAGTATGGCTTCTTCGGCGGTATGTGAGACGTATAACTGCTGTCGGTGTTTTCCGATTGTTGATCGGCCGAGTGATGCCCTCTTGAGATCAGCCTCCTCCAGTTTCCTACGCCTGTAGAAGCTGAGTTTATATGTTTAGAGTTTCAGGACAGAGTGTTTTCTTGCATGTTTAACGCCCATGATGTCACTGTGCGACGAGGTGGACGGTGAGAGTCTGAGTAGAGGAGATGTATGTCCTCACAGTGTTTCTCATACACTTGAGTATGTTAGAGCTGACTCTGTCCgggtgtcgtgtgtgtgtgtgtgtgtgtgtgtaatcccCATTTTGGGACTGCCCTGGTTAAccctgcacccccaccccctgtccCAGCAGGAGACACACTTTGAGCAGAAGGAGAATCATTCCTTTGCCACAGTGGAAAGCCAACCCAGAAACAGACCCCGAGGCGCTCTTCAGCAAAGACCACCTCGTCCTGGCTCTGTACCCCCAGACCACATGCTTCTACCGAGCACTAATACACACACCACCGCACCGGGTACGGGTCACGCTGGGGGGCCGGGTGACTGCGAGTACGTCAAGGCTGTGCCTATTTTATGTTGTTTTACCTCTTCGCATTTAGTATGTTAACTGTGGGTACGTAACCCAGCCTTCTGTTAACTACCTGCTCTTGGAGGTGCAGACCGGCAGGCTTGAGAAGTCCCTGCATTATATGATACTGTACTGCAGCAGTAAGCGAGGCGGTTAGCATGGGTGGCTAACAGTGTTTACCATCACCGTGACAGCCCCAGGATGACTACTCTGTGCTGTTTGAGGACACATCCTACGCTGATGGGTACTCCCCCCCTCTCAACGTGGCCCAGAGATACGTGGTGGCCTGTAAGGAGAACAAGAAGAAGTGAAGGAGACGCgtttctgctgggggggggtgtgctttATATGTGTCATAGTGTGTCTTTATGTGAAGTATGGCGTCAAATAAAAGTTGCTTATGAGCTTTTCATCAATGCAGTGTTTCTGCATTCAGGGTGGTTCCTTCcagggtgggggtgtggggcgCAGTATATACAAACTtaagtttatttaaaaacacgGATCAGTTTAATGATGATTTGGTGGCAGGGTGCACGTTACATTGTTACTGAGACA
This window encodes:
- the sgf29 gene encoding SAGA-associated factor 29 isoform X3; this translates as MQTENKTSPYYRTKLRGLYTTAKADAEAECSILRHALDKIAEIKSLLEERRIAAKMAGVYSDSDPPRKTMRRGVLMTLLQQSAMTLPLWIGKPGESPPPLCGAIPASSDYVAKPGDKVAARVKAVDGDEQWILAEVVSYSHSTNKYEVDDIDEEGKDRRHTLSRRRIIPLPQWKANPETDPEALFSKDHLVLALYPQTTCFYRALIHTPPHRPQDDYSVLFEDTSYADGYSPPLNVAQRYVVACKENKKK
- the sgf29 gene encoding SAGA-associated factor 29 isoform X2, which produces MALVSTDTKIAEYLTELHQLIKQTQEERSRSEHNLLNIQKTHERMQTENKTSPYYRTKLRGLYTTAKADAEAECSILRHALDKIAEIKSLLEERRIAAKMAGVYSDSDPPRKTMRRGVLMTLLQQSAMTLPLWIGKPGESPPPLCGAIPASSDYVAKPGDKVAARVKAVDGDEQWILAEVVSYSHSTNKYEVDDIDEEGKERHTLSRRRIIPLPQWKANPETDPEALFSKDHLVLALYPQTTCFYRALIHTPPHRPQDDYSVLFEDTSYADGYSPPLNVAQRYVVACKENKKK
- the sgf29 gene encoding SAGA-associated factor 29 isoform X1 → MALVSTDTKIAEYLTELHQLIKQTQEERSRSEHNLLNIQKTHERMQTENKTSPYYRTKLRGLYTTAKADAEAECSILRHALDKIAEIKSLLEERRIAAKMAGVYSDSDPPRKTMRRGVLMTLLQQSAMTLPLWIGKPGESPPPLCGAIPASSDYVAKPGDKVAARVKAVDGDEQWILAEVVSYSHSTNKYEVDDIDEEGKDRRHTLSRRRIIPLPQWKANPETDPEALFSKDHLVLALYPQTTCFYRALIHTPPHRPQDDYSVLFEDTSYADGYSPPLNVAQRYVVACKENKKK